The Macadamia integrifolia cultivar HAES 741 chromosome 4, SCU_Mint_v3, whole genome shotgun sequence genome contains the following window.
aaaatacCTCATAATCTGAATCTGGTGTTCTCATGTTCTCGCCCTCTTTCGGATTGGACATGCCATCAAACTGTACACCTTCACTGTCTTTGTCCTGAGCATGAACGTAATCAGGATGAGAACTGATTGCATCAGCTCCAAGAAGACCAGATGATTCTAAATGAAGTTTGTCATCAAAATTGATTTGAGAATCAGTAAGGCCTGAGCCAACACCCTCACTCTTTAGAAGCAAAAAGTTATAAGCTCTAGCACTTCCCTCATCAACTTTTGTAAGAGGGAATGAAAAACCAAGATGATCTTGGTCAATAAGAGAAACACCTTTCTTAACAAATTCATCTTGTGCGAGTTTTTGAAAGAATGACCAATGTTGAGGTTCATGGTTCTCCATGTTCAAGCTCAAACCAGCGCCATCTTTGGGTAATGGATTAATACCAGAGGAACCCTCTGAGAGTCTTGCCCGAGAAAATACATCAGAAATAAAATCATGAGGAAATCGATCATTGATATCAATAAGAATATCTCCCTGCTCTGGTCCAGAAACACCAACTGATGATTCCTCTCGAGAAACAGGTCTAGCTGAGCTACCTGTCCATGGATAAGGATGCGTGTTCCCTTCTGGGTAGTTACTATAGGTAGCCTTGGGAGCTACCTCTCCCAAATGACTAGACAGAGATTCTTGGTGCTTCAGAGAAGTATCCTGGCTTGCAGATGGAAATTCTGATCCTACTATTTCACTAGCAGATGGTTCTTTTTGGGGTCTGCACTTATCAGTGTCATGGTGGAATGCATCCTCATTCTTAGCATCTTTATCATCAACTGGCCTGAGTAATGCATGGTTTGATTCAGATTTATGAAGCTTGGAGTCCAACCGCTCTTCAGAAAAGTTGGGTTTCATTTGACTGGTCACATTAGCTAATTCTTTGTACTTCACAACTTGCACCAGCCCATCTTCAATAGTTGGAGGGTTTGCATAGGGTGGTTTTGCTGAAGACATTGTCTGCTCTGTCTGGGAAGCCAcatttcctcctccatgtaatTTATCAGTGCCTTCTGTAACTGAATCATGCTGTGCCAGATCAGAACATGCATGAGACATCAAAAACTGAGAACCAAAGGAATCATCAGACTTTGACAACCGGTTGAGTAACTCCGCCTGCTCCCTTATAGGAATCCTCTCAGAACGAAAGATCCTCTCATTCCTCTCAGGAAGCAGAGGTGGCTCCAGATAGCCAAGCTCAGGTTCAGATTCAGTATATCCAGCGGTAAATGCTCCACCAGATGAGTGGTAATGGTCATCTTCGTTAGGCTTAAGAGTTTGTGCAGCATTCCCACAGTCAGGGAGCACTGGGCTCTGTACAGGATCCTTGAGCTTTGCATTATTTTTAGAAGACAAAGCCAGCACTTTCTCTGGCACTGAAGTAGCAATTGATGGCTCTTCAGCCTGAATAAAACTTGGAACAAAAGCATCACTTGGCTGTGAAGAAACAACACATTCATTTTCTAAAGATTGAATTCGTTCATCTTCACTTTTCTGCTGAACTGAACCATCAACTTTCATCTTAGCATCCTTTATTGACACTTCTGGATCCTGTCCCATGGAGCCACCATATGGCTTCCCTCCGGTCAAGCCTCTTTGCGGTGTCAAAATCCCATGGAGAGGCATAGGAACTGGGCTTTCCACAAACCGGGCATGATTAGAAGGATTGGGATAGAAACCATATTGCATTGGCACACTCCTCCCATCCACATCACGGAAGCCATGTGGTGGGTGGGCAGCAGAAAATGGGTATTGCTCAGCTTCTCTATGATGCATTATCTGACCCTCATAAGACTGCACATGGGTATCAAAAGTACTAGATGAACTTGATGGGGTCGGCTGACACAACTGAGTAACAGGAGGGGCAAGAATATCTGCTAAAGTAGCAACGCTAGCCTCAGAAGACTGTGCTGCAACCCTACTGGTCTCCTTTTTAAAATCAAGATTTAGTAACTCATCCAAGTTATTTGTTGAAGTGCTTGGTACAACATCCCCACCGGAGTTCCTTTTGGGGCTTACATCCATGCCATTTACTGCAACTACATATTGAATTTCAGGATCCCCTTCGATGCTACTTGGATTAGAATGAGGGTCATCAACATCAGTTGCAGAAAACAAAAACATCCTAAGTTTCTGTGATCCTTCATCTTCTATAACATTACATTCCTCAATCATATTCTGCAGGTCCTCTTCACAAGATACAGAGACCAAAGCATCCAGATCCTCCCCAGGAAGCTGATACTTGATTGTATGAGGTTGGTTGTACATTGACAATGTTTTCTGCAAAAGCTCCTGCCAAGAAATGTCCTTGCTTATCCGAACAATACGTGTGTCACCTCCAACATACCTGAGCTTTCCATCACTGGGCCGAGGTAAGATTTTACCACCAAAACTGCAAAGAAACTTCAACTTTGTTGATGAGCTATCAGAGGCCCCTGAAGAGGCATACCCATGAACCCCTCGACCAATACCACTTCCTGATGTGGTACGTGGTACAGATCGCATAGAATTATAATAACCTTTGCTTTCACTTAGTGATGAGTCCTTCCTCTCAAATTCCTTAACTCGACCTTTCTCTACAGTACCAAGCATTGATATATCTGACCCACTTTCAGATCCTGTATGACTAATGCCCAGAATGCCTTTCAAATCCATATACCCTGTTGCACTGTTCAAATCACTGGCAGCATTTGGAACCAAGTGCCTTCGAGGATTGACCCGTTCTCGCATAAATTCAAATTCCTCACCTGTTTGAATTGAGTAATTCAGTACAGGTCTGGCTCCCCCTGACATAGTAAATTCTGGAGGTATCATATTAGTATTAATGAAGCTTGATGGATCCTGCACAAGCCTTTGATTTGCAGTGCCAACCTCCTCATTCCTAGATTCTATGGAATTGTAACGTAACTGGTTATAACTTTTGGATTGCTCCATCGTCACTTTGTCGGGCTTTCTATCCATTTAACTCAATTTCAAAGGGGACAAACAAGAGCTGTGAAACTAGCATGAGATCAGATGAAAACCATATTTGGACAGCCCAGTCCAACATACATCTAATCATAGTGTTGCTTGCAAATGTCATTGCCAACCATCTAGATCGCACAGAGAAGTCAAATTTTTCAAAAGTTTCTCAAATAGAAATTTGGAAGCTTATGTCCTTCTTCAGCGTCCCCAAGTTAGAAATATGCTAGCACAAAAAATGTTGAACGCAAAGGACATGCAAGAGTAATCGCAGTTTCCCCCCAAACAGCAAGCCTCCAAATCTTATTACActggaggagaaaaaaaggaaagaaatagcCATCAGTATCATGCcagctcaaaatggaagataatgTTTATGACAAATGAAATCAATCATTGACAACATAATAACAGTGGCAATAGAGGGCAGCAGCAACTTCCTCATGACAAATgacaaaggaaagagaatataAGGAGAAAGGGATCAGCACTAATTAATTTCAGTTAAAACCACGCATATTTTCATTCGCACTTCGAGAAAGAACAAAGAGACAACAGAATTAGAATTAGAACTACAATCAATGTCGCAGACTTAAGCAAAACATTGGCAAAGATAAACAGAAATAATCCCATTATTTCTTCTGGATAAGGATCTTAGAAGAGCTAGATAAACACAATCCTTTTTCTAGCCCCACTGAATAACCTTCTTTCCAACATCCAAACTCAGTAATGCAAATTCCTGTAAATTCCATCCGACGCATACAACCATGTCTTACTTTGTTCAATCCATAGAATGTAATTACTAATTACACCTTCATAAAAACAGATGGCTTTCCTACCAtctagaaggaagaaggaaggagatgaAGTCACTTGGTTCCATTATTGGGACTGAGACAGATTGAACTGGAAAATGAAGCACCTTTTGTAAATATAATTATAATGCCACCATCCAGAACTATGTGGAGAATGACAATTCGACCAAAATTTGTTGCTGAAATATGGTCTGTGTTCTAAATCAATAGTTATGTCATACCATTGCTTTTAAGAATATCACTAAAACTGCTCAGCCAATCAACGAGATGGCTATTCTATTAGTTAATCAATTGGACTAGCTAGAAATCAATACTTTGCTTGCCTTTCTCCACTCAAAACACTCTAATCAACCGGCAACTCTAATTATCATCTGAAGTGCTGAAAGCAACCTGTATTGCATGATTAACCATGATAAGTCATCCATCACTACAACTACTATGGCCTTGATCATAACTTTAGATAAAGACCCTATCACTCGGGTGATACAGTACATAGTTACTGTAATCCCCATCTAGCAAAATATTCCAAAAGTCATATCTATAATCTATGGTACCATAGTAACCATtgattttttggtgaaattgaATTTTTGTTGCTAATAGGCACAAATTTCATACATTACCTAATGTGGCTATCTCAACGTTTCCATGGACCATTGACTAAATCAGGTCCAAACAATCCGATTTGAAGTTGATGATTAGTCTCCCAGGTTGTGGGATGTTCAGccatttatattatattatttatttatttatttatgaagaaaaaaaaagactctttCTTAGGAACATGCCTATTCAGAGATTCCACTCAAGACCTCCAATACTACACATGAATGCACTAAACTACTAGTGCAATCCTACTTAAACTGTTAAAACAAAACCTCATGGTAGCGATACTAAAATCTTAGAGCAGTACCTAATCTCAGTTCACCAGACTGGACCACTGAGCCACACTAGAACGATCCAACATCCTGATCCAAAAAGACACATCCAACATACAAAACGCATTGGTATGACAAATAAGAATTGGGTTTCTGCAGCAAAAGAGTTCTGGGCTGTTAGCAGATCTGGTTTCAGCTTCAACAAGTTCTCCATACTTTTAAGAGCAGAGCTATGtagagatttatttatttaatgctGAATGATATAGAAGCATCTACTCTAGTATAGATATAGAGAATACCATATAAGTTCATGCATTGTGAAATGAAATGTCATCATACCGTTTGTTGTTGACTGTCAACttatttaataataaaagagaaaataggccATTGCAGCAATCAGTCAcataaaatgaatttcatacacgaagaaataaaagataaaaagggggagaggggggggggggggNNNNNNNNNNNNNNNNNNNNAACTACTCCAAGAGTTTTTATTACTTTAAGACACAGATGGTTCAAATAGTCAACATCAAAAAGTATCCCAAAGAGCAACTCGAACCTTCCATAAATCAATACCCAGAAGCAGCCCAAAATGAATCCATTCAGAAACCCTTGTTAGCCGCATGCAACAGATGATCACCTCGAATTCATTCTCCCACATATATATACGAAGTAAACGAACCTAAGTCATGTACCTATACCATTCCCAAATATGTCCGATGCTCCATAGAATTCAAAACACAAAACATGCAACCCAAAGAACTCAAACAGCAGCTAACTATTCACTTTCTCCAGTCACAATAAAAAACGCAGGTACGAGCTACCAAATATATCAATTAACTTATAATCACTtctaaaaatacataaaaacgAACTTTTTAGCAGATCCAAATCTCTAAGAACTCAATTCGATCAAAAATTAGATAAGCTTTTCATCTCACCCCTACCAGACAAAGCCACTCTTCTACACAGAACCGATGCAGTTGGTTCTCCACTCAGTAATCAATAAGGCTCCAGTGAACCCGCCATTACTACCCAATAAAAAGAATCTCTTCGAAAGCTCGACAAGatcatctctttctttctctgttattctctattttgtttgttttggctTTCTGACAGGtttcgaatttttttttcagacaGAAATGACGGCTTgaatcccctctctctctctcgctcaaaggatcggattttttttctttcttttttttctacatACACTCGATATTTTTCGTCCTTTCTGGTTTTTTCAGTCAAACACAGAATTCGAATAGCCCACCACGTCTCTGCACTAAAGTTTGGCTCCTTTGTTTCGGAATTTTACCTTTGTGACACTGGAGAGTGGAGACTGTTGCCTGTTACTAGTCTGACCAATTTGCCCTCACCATCTACGATGgttatttgatatatatatatatatatattttgtgtttctctctcctgaaaTTCCATTATATATGTATTCCTAGGCATGGATTGCATATAAGTTTGTGTAATGGTAGTATTGTATTCTCCACTTAAGCTCACCAAATTAATAATTAGCCACAGTAAAATCAGTGACCCTCTGAACAGGCTATGCATATAAGCTTTTGCCTTATTTTATCTTACATCAATATTATAATCCTTATGTAAAGAAAACATTGCACCTCGAGAGCATAATCTTGTTGATTCATAAAgtatattttatcttttttttttactatttttcatTCTATAGGTCATTCTGAAAAATATTCCATAAATTAAATGGGAATGAATCTCATATACCACAAATGGATATGAAAATGTATTGGAGATCGGAATGGGGATGTATATTCGTATCTTTATCAATATTTGTGTTGAATGGATTAATATCTAGAGTAGCTAATAagcatataatatatatatatatatattttttttttttggttgagaaAGGACTGATATTTCAAAGTTGGAACCATGATAACAAGTTATTTTGAATTAACAAGTTAAATGCAGTGTCATTTCACTTCTTGCTGATTTGCTCGAGAGGTTAAGGGGGAAGACTTACTGCACATAAATGCGCATGGGTTCGAACCCCATAGCCAGCACAATTATCTAATAgtattttggattttattttgccCTCTTGGTACTCCAGTCAATATTGGATCAACCTACCATGTGGCAAATATAGGCCTGAATATTAGAAATTTGTTTCTAACCTACCAATTTTACCCTTATCGTCTTGTCCTTGTGTGGTGATGGAAATGAGTAAGGAAAGAGAGCAAGGGAGAGATGGGGAAGTGGCAATGGTGTCCATGTAAGAAGAAAACTGAGAGGGTTACAGGGAGATGCTGCAAGGGGGTGGTGGGCCTGGTGGCTAGGGTTACAAGGGAATAATTCCAACAAGGATGGAGATTATGGATGTAAAAAGATTGAATTCCGATCAGTTGTGATCAGATATCGATATTTCCTGATTGGACACATATATCCCTAAACGTATATGGATGCATAtcaatttcagattttcaaCCATCTTTTTACTCTCTAACTTGTATAATCCGGACCTTCCTTCCCCCAATTAATACAATTTGCTTTTAATCCATATTTCTAAGTTGTCTTATCTCGttttctcattctctagaatttaaaaacctacaaaatcattAATCGATTGTTTAATTAGTTCGGATGATTATTATAAATTAGAATTCTAAATTGGATACCTTTGACCGGATACGAATACCCCTAAACGAACACTGATACATATTCAAATTTGGATTTCGgttatccatttacatccctgaTAGAGATGACATAGGACGATGGATGGGGGTGGGATAAGGTATTGATAGAGAAGCTATGGTATTCAACGGAGAAGAAAATGTTGGTGCCACTTCCATGACATGGTTCCTTCCTTAAGATCAAATCCAAGTCAAATATGGTCTCACCCTCCACACTCACATCATAATCCACGTAAATTTTTGAAGCAAGCttgaacaagaataaaagattcACAGCCACCATCTCTTTCAAATGTTTCCAAGTTCCGTCAAACACAATCAGAACCAAATCACCAAAAGAGTCatgaattgaagaagaaaaaagattaattcaataaaaaaatagattaaattTTAATAACTACTAAGTTTAATAGTAATATATTATATGTaatctaattttttatgattttaaataatatttttttcttaaaagtaaaaacttaatattttttcatcttcaatttgaatcaaacaattatatattttgacaaaatattgTTGCTTAAGATCCCCTCATAGTAATGCTTGgggttcaaacttcaaactcaactaaaaaaaatgatgtgaGAAATGGAAAGTAAATTACAAAAGATGCATCATAGTGTCATAATCCGGATTACAAAAAATTACAAGTAATGCACCATTTCATCGCACTAAGGGCTatcttggcaaaaaaaaaacaacaaccaATTCATTTGTAGGTATAAGCGTGAGAGAAATGTTACTAATAGTATTATAGACATCCAAAAATTGTGGGGAATGTGCTCAAAGGCCATGAAGTGGTTGTTAGGTCAGTTAGTAGTCTATGGAGATATTATGAATTAGACTACACGTCCTTAATCCTCCATCCTTTCAGCTGTGCTTCTTTGACTCCACTAAGGAAACCCTTGGTTGTTGCCTCACTAGAACACATTATCATCAAGTAATCAATCATGAATGAGAGACATTCCCCCTTATAGATAAGATAGGGTGGCTAACCACTCATTTTAAGATTCATATCCTTAATCGAGACATAAATCatcaagataaaataaaaaacaagaaacaaCATTGAGAGGGGGAGGGTCTGGGGAAGGAGAAGGTTGTACCTAAAGATGTCTGTAATTGATGTTTCTAAAAATCAGTGTTGTCATACCACCAAAGTGTTGGGTTGATGATATTGTACGGATTAAGATTTTAatgtttaaaaataattttgttttgatgattcCAAATAAAGTAGCAAAGAATGATTAGCATGGAAAAGAAACTTATATGGTTATCCTTCGGAATGATGTTATTACTGGAAAAAAGAAGGTAAGAAAGAGGGAGTAGAAAAACCTTCAATCAAGACACCCAATGGGACAGGTGGCTCAAATCCGCTTGTAAACTTACAAGATAATAATAGGGGCCATCAGGACTCAGGGTGATCACAGCAGAAGACACTAAGTCAGTTTGCTTCCATTTCCCCAAAACATCATTCACGAGGATCCCTCCATTGTAGAGtctccaaaagaaaatcttaaattttgggtATAAGAAGAGTTTCCATAAGAATCATCATTATTGTGAGCAAGGTAATGAGCAAGTACACCTATTGGAGCATCCAAGGGGATTAGTACTCAAAGATGCAATCAAAATTTTTGCAACCATTTTAATGGCTAAAGCTCCATTTTTGGAAAGATGATACCACCAGGTAAAGGGTTGTGGTGTAATTGGGAGATTTATAATGTCATAAACATTTgacaagggaagggaagggaagaaaaaagcAAGTAAGCAAGGGCTNNNNNNNNNNNNNNNNNNNNNNNNNAAAAAGTAAGCAAGGGGCTCCGATAATTCCCACTTGTTAAATCACTTACCATACATAAAGAGGGGCATAGGTGATACCGGTTGCTGCATAGAGTGGAGAGGGCTTGAGTGAATGGGAATCCAAATATCATTCCAAAGTTTAGTATTGCAATCATTACCAATTTTACGCCGAATCATTTTAGAGATCGTAGGTAAAATACTAACAGTACCATTCCAAGTGGCAAAACCTATTTTATCCAAGGTATCCGGGTGGAAAGGGATATATTAGGAAAGTATTTGCAAGATAAAATAGTGGCCCATATGGATTCCCTACTGCAAATGAGGCGCCACTCTAATTTAAGGAGGAATGCCTTGTTTTGGGTTTCAGAAgttcttaaacccaaaacctccaATCGATTTGGAAGTACAAACCTTATACCAACCAATGGGGTGCAATTCATTATTTCATAGAGAATTACCATTCCAAAAGTTTAAATAAACTAAGTTTCTTGCAAAACTTTAATAGATAAGAAGGGATTGAACATTGAAGAGGGGCAGATTGAATGAGAACTCCATTTACTTGTGGTCTGGCCACAAATAGTTACTGTTCCATTCCTCAAGTCCTAACAAATCcatcgggaaaaaaaaaaaaagtttttccgTGTTGATctcctgaagaaaaaaaaataaaataaaatttgaataacTGTTCTTCATAAAGTGGAGGTTAAAAAGGCTGGAAATAAGGAGGTTAGAAAACACACTCGCATTATTCAAAACCCAGGGAGCAATAAGCAATCGATAATGGCGATTATGAGAGATTTGAGAACTCAATTTCTTCCTCTCActctttcttgttctttctctttcatctctctactctctctcttcaacaGCGACAGCAATGACtcgaaaaaggaagaaaacattATTAAAAAGAGAAATCGCCTCGCGAATAGCGAACATGCCTCCTGCTGGTGCAACGTGGCACAATGCAATTGGGCATGGCGTTTGCTCCGGCTCCCACAACATACAATCCTGACAAGTCGGTATCACCCCCCTCGTCCTATGACCCCGGGAATCCGTATcatatgtctctctctctatttattgATTTCACCGCTCTCTCCTTTCTCGTTTCTGCCGTTTATCATCTTCTTCCGTGCCCTAATTTCATCCTGCAATCTCGCTAGCTCTATTGGTCAATCGCTTCTTCAGTGTTGTTTAATCCCACTCCCCTGTTCCCAGTATTCAATTCCACACAAGGATTTTGTAGTTTTTGTTCCATTTGGATGAACTTTGTTCTGTATTCCCTCATTTTTCCGCAGGTCTTTTGGTGGGTAATTCCGTTTTCTGTAGTTCTAACTAAATCTGGTGAGTTCTGTTTTCATATTTTGTGtagttttttctgttttctgttttttattttttttattttttttgtgtcaTTGTAGTTGAATATCTGTAGATAATTTTAAGTATTGTTGTTTCTCTGGTGTTTGTCCTTTTTGCACTCTTCTTGaaattccatatttttcttttgtgggaATTGAGGGAGTTGGGCTTTTGAGTTGGTTGTGTGGTGAGTAGCTACTGATTATGTGTTGGCTTTAGTTGGGTTGAATAACGATAATTATTTGAAGTCTGTTTGCCATAAAGGTATATAGGCATTTGCATGGCAGTGAAACTGTCTTTTGTTGCTTCATTCATGATAGGCGTTTATATTGGTACATGAATGGATCCTTGTGTTCGTCCTTGCTTGCAAcctccatgtaaccgaccccattaagttgggattaggctttggttgttgttgttgttgttgttgtatttatGATATGCGTTTGGGAATGTTAGTGAAAAACGTGGACTTGATACTGAAATTTAAGTTTGAAGCTACAGAATGCTTCTTTTGGCGGACTTGAATTTGAGAGGTTTCTAGTGGTTGGCTGTTAAATAGAAGTGTAGATTCTTGTAACCTTTGAATTTAAAATTAGGACAAAGTcatcacttatttttttttccttctctggaTCATTGTGAGTGAAGGAAAAACATATAGAAATTAACACCATATTTTTGAGTCATTGAGCACCTACAGTTTTATTAATGGTTTTCAGCTGGGCATGCTTTAAAATATGATACAATAGAAACAGTGCACTCTATTTTGGCTGCAAATTTCTCTTTGATAATCTTCTTTTGCAACTGCTGCTTAttttaaataactaaataagcAATAGTTTTGAGGTtcccaagatttttttttgatattgaGTGCATTGTGCCCAGGAGATCTTTGGTCATAGCTGTAGTATGAATTACTAAGCTAAAGAGTTTGCTTATCTGGAATGAATTGCATTTACTCCTTCTAGAATCCCCCTTGCTGGCCTTGTCCAAAGTCCTGTTGATGGTGTACTTTTTTCTGTTCGTGTTCTGATGCAGTCAAACAGGTTGTATTATTGAAGGCGCTTGATTTGATCGGTTTTTCGTGGAATCGTGTTTCCTTCTGTAATGCTGTTCACCTGAACTTGAGCAGGGCCGGGTTTTATAATTGAACATCAGCTTGGTTGCAGTTTCATACTCTTCATTCATAGTAATTGATGAATTAATGGtgttagaaatttttttttgtaatagcTAAAGATTCTATACATGACCCTTTTCCGTTTTCAGTTGCTTAAAAGTTTCCTTGGTACTTCGAAGTCCTTTGAGATTGGGGGTTTGTTGCTGCCCCCATCTTCAAAAGTTGGTTGCACTCTTATTGACAGTAATAGGTAGAGGTAGCTTTCTGAAAGGACAATCAAATGGCTATTCTTTATGACTTTTGAAGTAGCAATTGGTTTACCTATTCATTCACTGTGCCTTTGTCGTATCATTTTGGGATTGAGTAGTCATGAGTGACACCTAGTTGCCtcactctgtgtgtgtgtgtgtgtgtgtgtgtgtgtgtctcccCCCTTATTCTACTTTTGGTTGCTTTTTATTCATTTTGAATTTACTCTATGGGTGGTGAACTGCTGGATGTCCAAACTCCATACTCTCTTAAACATTGTGAAACCTGGAGCAACGATTGGGTCCTCATCCATGGAATGGCGTACTCATCTCCTCCATTGAATTGA
Protein-coding sequences here:
- the LOC122076209 gene encoding uncharacterized protein LOC122076209, whose product is MDRKPDKVTMEQSKSYNQLRYNSIESRNEEVGTANQRLVQDPSSFINTNMIPPEFTMSGGARPVLNYSIQTGEEFEFMRERVNPRRHLVPNAASDLNSATGYMDLKGILGISHTGSESGSDISMLGTVEKGRVKEFERKDSSLSESKGYYNSMRSVPRTTSGSGIGRGVHGYASSGASDSSSTKLKFLCSFGGKILPRPSDGKLRYVGGDTRIVRISKDISWQELLQKTLSMYNQPHTIKYQLPGEDLDALVSVSCEEDLQNMIEECNVIEDEGSQKLRMFLFSATDVDDPHSNPSSIEGDPEIQYVVAVNGMDVSPKRNSGGDVVPSTSTNNLDELLNLDFKKETSRVAAQSSEASVATLADILAPPVTQLCQPTPSSSSSTFDTHVQSYEGQIMHHREAEQYPFSAAHPPHGFRDVDGRSVPMQYGFYPNPSNHARFVESPVPMPLHGILTPQRGLTGGKPYGGSMGQDPEVSIKDAKMKVDGSVQQKSEDERIQSLENECVVSSQPSDAFVPSFIQAEEPSIATSVPEKVLALSSKNNAKLKDPVQSPVLPDCGNAAQTLKPNEDDHYHSSGGAFTAGYTESEPELGYLEPPLLPERNERIFRSERIPIREQAELLNRLSKSDDSFGSQFLMSHACSDLAQHDSVTEGTDKLHGGGNVASQTEQTMSSAKPPYANPPTIEDGLVQVVKYKELANVTSQMKPNFSEERLDSKLHKSESNHALLRPVDDKDAKNEDAFHHDTDKCRPQKEPSASEIVGSEFPSASQDTSLKHQESLSSHLGEVAPKATYSNYPEGNTHPYPWTGSSARPVSREESSVGVSGPEQGDILIDINDRFPHDFISDVFSRARLSEGSSGINPLPKDGAGLSLNMENHEPQHWSFFQKLAQDEFVKKGVSLIDQDHLGFSFPLTKVDEGSARAYNFLLLKSEGVGSGLTDSQINFDDKLHLESSGLLGADAISSHPDYVHAQDKDSEGVQFDGMSNPKEGENMRTPDSDYEDGKLTMGDIFGPLIDSSFGDFDISTLQIIKNEDLEELRELGSGTFGTVYHGKWRGTDVAIKRIKKSCFTGRSSEQERLTLEFWREAEILSKLHHPNVVAFYGVVQDGPGGTLATVTEYMVNGSLRHVLLRKDRYLDRRKRLIIAMDAAFGMEYLHSKNIVHFDLKCDNLLVNLKDPIRPICKVGDFGLSKIKRNTLVSGGVRGTLPWMAPELLNGSSSKVSEKVDVFSFGIVLWEILTGEEPYANMHYGAIIGGIVNNTLRPHVPSYCDPEWRRLMEQCWAPDPFTRPSFTEIASQLRVMSTASQSKPPGYQAQTQATK